AAATCCTTCTGCGCATCGTCGCCACGCGCAAGCGAATGATTCGTCAGGACGCTGTAGCCTGTATGGGCCATGGCATGGGCCAGTCGGCCACGGTCCCAAAAGTAGAAATGGAAACTCTGTTTGTTGCTTCATGTTTGTTGGTCTGCCCGTTGTTCGTTGCGTTTGGCCTCTCCCTTTTGTTGTGCTCGAACGTTCTCCTCTCCTCCCTTCTCGATCGAGTTGGCCTGACCACCGCAAATCGCCTGACCACACGCGAATCGCCTGACCACACGCGAATCGTCGACGGCGCCAggcggagaggagaagagaagagaagagaagagaagagaagattgcGATCGGATCTCTCTCAACGGCAACCATGGTGTCGAACCAGACCTCTGAGAACGGCGTCGATGGGGACGACGAGAGGGAGGAGGACGAcgccgaagaggaagaagaagaggttgaggaagaggaagaggaagagcccAGGCTGAAGTACCAGCGGTTGGGAGGCAGCGTGCCGTCCCTCCTCTCCAACGACGCCGCTGCCTCCATCGCAGTTGCAGAGCGTATGATCGCCCTCGGCACTCATGATGGCACCGTTCACATCTTGGATTTCCAGGGAAATCAGGTCGGATACAGCTCAATTCTCTTTCTTGGGCGGCTTTTAGATTACCTTTCTCTCTTGATTCctttgttaattaaattagaaggacacatttcttcttcttcttcttcttcttcttctttttttaataGAAGTTGAGACTTTGGCCATTGATCCACGGTACTAATTTGCAACTTTCCCTCTGGATTTTTTTTGGGGACTATTTTCTGTCTGTTATACTAAATAAAATATGATTGaagaattaagttttgaaatagttTCTAATTAAATTATGCATAAGTAATTTTTCAGCCTATGTTAAATCGATGTGTTTGTTTCTTATTGTTTTAATTTCTGATGTCTTTGCTAGAACTTATTTGAAATGTGTGTTCTCCTTGCTGCTTGAACATAACGCCGTTGCAACTAAGTTGTTTTCTTTACAGGTCAAAGAATGCACTGCTCACACAGCCACCGTCAATGACATTAGCTTTGATTCAGAAGGTGAATATGTTGGTAGCTGTTCAGATGATGGAACTGTAGTAATAAATGGCCTATTTACTGATGAGAAATTAAAATTTGAGTACCATCGCCCCATGAAGACGATAGCTCTAGACCCTGATTTTTCACGCAAACCCTCGCGGAGATTTGTTACGGGCGGTTTGGCTGGTCAACTTTTCCTGAATATGAAGAATTGGTTTGGATACAGTAAAAAGGTGTATCTGGTGTTCCAACATCTCTTATACTGTTATCACACCATTAAAAAAGCTATAATATTAAGGATTTGGTTTTTATATTTTCCCATCTAGATTCTTCACGATGGTGAAGGTCCAATACATGCTGTCCAATGGAGAACAAACCTAATTGCTTGGGCAAATGATGCAGGGGTGAAAATTTATGATATGGCAAATAATCAACGCATCACTTTTATTGAGAGGCCGAGAGGAAGTCCTCGCCCTGAGCTTTTACTTCCTCACTTGGTCTGGCAGGTTTGTTGAGAATGATCCATCACTTCATTCTTATCCAGTCTTTTTTCAAAGGAAGTGTCAAATAGAGAAGTACCTAAGTTAGCTTGAGAATTGTGTATATTGGATAGAATGGTTTGCTGCAAGCTATGTTGCAAACAATACATTAGGCATTTGTCTAATAGTAGATCGATGCTTGTATCTTGGTAAATGGATCAACTAAGTCATTTTATTGTATTATGGTAGCAATACTTGAGGTCCAGAAAGGTTAAAGCTACTCTATCTGCCTtgtatgcactttccacctgacGTGGTGGATGCATATTCGGAGATGTCATAACTGAAGAAGACACATGATTAAGTCTTATTCTGTTTGCTAGAGGTTTTGTTATTCATTTTCATTTCAGATGTGAAGTTGTTTTTGCTTCCTAAATTTTTAGTTATGCATGTGACTTTTCTTGTGTGACTCTCAGAAAGATCGGACTTTTTTATTCAGTAAGTCATCTAGGAAAGGGGCTCTAATGAAGTTGCAAAAGGTTTTCTTGATGGCGACGCCGAGTCATTATTGCATTAAGTAgtttatataattttccttttaataattttaaaaaattagaaattgtTATAGGATTTAATTTCCCTGAAATTATAGATAGTTAATAGTAGCTAGTCTTAAATCTGTAAGTGTCTACATTCTAAGCACGTCTTTTACATGTCTAGGCTGACACCCTCTTGGTTATTGGCTGGGGAACATCTGTTAAAATTGCAGCAATTAAGACCAACCAATCAAGTGGAGCAAATGGGTTGCAAAGAAGTTTATCAATAACTAGTACAAAGTATGTGGATATTGTAGCATCTTTTCAGACTAGCTACTATATATCTGGCATCGCTCCCTTTGGTGATAATCTGGTTGTACTTGCTTACATTCTGGAAGAGGAAAATGGAGAAAAAGATTTCAGCAGTGGTCCACCTGCCAGGCAGGTAAAATATTTTACTACCAGTTTCATCAGGAGCGTACTTGATATTTCAGTGTCTTCCCTTGATATTTCATATATATATTAATTCTTTGGTAATTTTTTACTATCTGGTGTTCCTTTGTGCAGCAAAATTAATAGTCttagtttttctatttttgtGCACCTTGGTAGTCTAGTTGAAAGTTGGACCTGTAATAAAGTTCCATTTAAGAAACCAATTTGTAAATATGTACTCAATTTGTTTTTATTATAAGGAAGTTTTTTCTTAATTTATGACTGGAACACAACACTGAGGTGACACCTAAAAGTTACACTGTGCTACAAGGTGCCGAGAGTACTGTGAGGTTTCACAAATGTACCATGTAATTATGGCTGGAGAAGTCTCATAACTCATAAAGGAATCAACTAGATAATCTCAGAGGAGGATTTAGGTGAGCATGCAAAGGATTTTAGCTGTGATTTGCCATCAATATGGAAGCCATCATCACCGATTTGGATGTCTATGTTTGCATTATGAGTTGCAAGTTTCTTGTTATGGGTTTCAGTGTTGGAACTCAAGACTTTATGGGATTGTGCGCATAATCCTAAGGTATTGCTATAATGAAATATAGTCATATGTGTTATAAGTAAATAAATTATAAGCCATTATTAACTATAGGTATATATATTATACATATTATATTAGtgaataagtttaattaattactatttaaATTGTaagtaaataattataatttatatcatGGTTTGAAATCTAGTACTGTGTTGAGCGTTATAGTTGAAACTTATCGATTATTTACTGAAATTCATTTGTATGTCAGTAAGGTTGAAACTTATCATTCTAATCAATTACCGAAACTCAATAGTACTCTATATACAATGCTTCTGTCTCGATTATATAGATATGTAACATGTCATGCAACATTCAACACCCTTTGGTACCTCAAGATTAATTGAAATAATGTTGTTATTTTTTGACCTTATGTAAAATATCAAATTTCTTATTAGACATAATAATCTCATTAAATATAAAAtgatttatcaaataaaattaaattattatatgaTCAATTATATTAACTATGATCAACTTGTAGTCAATTactattaataatttaattattacgttatttgtttatttgattttttttaaaaatttataataccCTATTATTAAGGAAACTCATTAATCATGATTTCAAATCTTCTTATCCTTAAtactatttatttagttttattaattgTTTAAGCAGTGTTCTAAATGGTGATCGAAGCGGCCGCCTAAGCATGGCCTAGGCTAGTGGCAGACTGCATTGCCTCATGTTGAGGCAGTGCTTTAGGTGGTAACTCACCTCTTTCGCTACCGCCGGGCATGGAACCACTGCCACACCGTCGTATGAGTTTGGCAACGAGTCCGGAAGTGTTGCGCGAGCCGAGACGCGTCGTGTGgatttaattaaataactttaggttaataattttaatcaacttctagctatgattgagataatttaaatatacttaattaaaacctaataaaattatcccattaatttagtgtgtgtgtgtgtgtatattaaaaatatcttttatttttaaatatttagattaaaattttaatttttaattttcaattttcaattaatatattttattaaaagtaaattttataaagaataatgattatttataatattatatataaaaaataataaaaaaaaattcagccGCCTAAGTAGCCGAGGCGGTAGGCGATCATTGACGGCCCCAACACCGTCTACCGCCATTTACAACACTGTGTTTAAGTAATATATTAGTAAGAGTGTATAAGAATAATGTAATAACAGTACTAGTATATGTGATACATATCAATCATACTAATATACAAAAAATATATGCATGTCATACATACTTATCAATCTAATAATAACatcaaattgtttaaaaaatgtttgctattattatttttaaatatatttttctctattttagaaatttttcatgtCAATTCTGATCTTACTGATCTCAATACCTATGTTTTTGGAACATCCAATACTGAAACCGATACCAATATTGCCAAGCATGTAAGAACCACATTTCACATTGAATGTATCCGAAGATAATATAAGGGCAGCCTGATGCACGAAGCTCCAGCCAATGTGAGGTCTTGGGAAGGGTCTATTATATGCAGCCTTATCCTGCATTGTAAGAGACTATTTTCACAACTCGACCCTTGATCTCCAAGTCACACAGTAACAACTATTTGAAGataatccaaatttaaaattCCAATATTCATGAATTGTTATAGTTGTTAAATTTAGATTGTAATATAAACAATTGTGGTTATCCCGGAAATATAACATGGCATTCaaaaatcatataatacttaaCAGTAGATTACCAGAGAGGATCTATATTCCATTTCTACTGAGATCTATTTCTCCAAGATGTATGATTCAAGAAGTAGATGTCCAGATTGAGGACTTACTAGTGTATCTTTTCCTGAAATATAAAACCAGAAATTGCATGTTATTGTTTTCTGGTCCATTTCATTTTGTtctttaagaaaattttctttatttcttattttttctcTGCAGTGTTTAATGTATCTAGTAGACTATAAAGGGTTGTTATTATGTGCAAGACTAGATTTAATCATTTAATCCTCTCACAACCTATTCTTACCAACAATTTCTACAGGGAACTGCACAGAGACCAGAGGTACGAATTGTCTCATGGAAAAATGATGAGCTAACAACGGATGCTTTGCCTGTCCATGGTTATGAGCATTATAAAGCAAAGGATTATGCCCTTGCGCATGTTCCTTTCTCAGGTTTACAATTTCTTGTGAAGTTATACAAATGCCTATATGATTTGGACTTACCTTATCTTTTGCTTGTCCTTACAAATATAGGAAGTAGCTATTCTGGTGGTCAGTGGGCTGCTGGTGATGAGCCTTTATACTACATAGTTTCTCCCAAGGATGTTGTAATTGCAAGGCCTAGGTTTGTGGTCCTTTTTCCTCCAATATAATTTTGTTCTCTAGAAAGTTGATTCTGAATTGTTCGAGAGCTAATGGTGAGGATTTTCGTACAATTAAACCCTGTGagacttgatccttggttctTCACTAGTGGACAAAGTTTTAAAGGTTTAGGAGTCTCTTAAAATGTTCAAATTTAGGCCTAATTGCTAGAATTGGTGACTTTCTGCTTCTATTTTGTTCCttttttcaattttgatacaTTGGTTGAGCCTGTAGCTATGTTTGCTAAGCCAGTTAAGAAGTATTGCCTGGCAAAGCCACTCATATTGTTGAAAGCATAGCCTTGTAGCATATGGAATTGATTAATTGACTAAAGTTCTCGCATTCTTTTCACTTGAATCCTCGACATCCTTGTCCAGTCGAACCATGTCATGCTGATTGTCCCAGCATGTGATCTGTAGTGCCAACTTTTACATTGTACCCATTGCTTATTTCTGTTTTAGATGCATACGATGTTGGCGCAGTCACGGTACCCAATTGTTTCTCTGTTACCAATCATCATTACCTTGCTTGGTGGAAATTAATGAGGTAGTAACTTCAGACCTAACTCAGATTGTCCAAAGTAATTAGCTGTAGTAACTCCGTCAACTCTTATTAATCAATGAAGGTAGCTTCCCAATTGTGATGCGGTAACAAGTTAAAGTGGCAGAGTTTGAATAGTGGTTTAAAGTTTGGTGTTATGCTTTATGGGTTGGTGTTTGGTGTGTTTGCAAACCTTTTTATTATCAGCGGAGTCAGTGTCACAATATTCAATTTCATATTCTTCATATGTATACACAAAATAGTAAGTAATCCTTACTTTGTATGTGCTTATGCATGCTAGAGATGCCGAAGATCATATTTCTTGGCTTCTTCAACATGGTTGGCATGAGAAAGCATTAGCTGCAGTTGAAGCAAGGCAAGGACAAACGGAGCTTCTTGATGAGGTATTCTAtgctctgatttttttttttttaattgaacaCCTAAAAATTGGTTCCTTGGAGGTTGATTCAAGCAAATTACCCTTCATGGATATTTGTAgactgttttttttttatatataattagaaGATTTTATTTGATAATCTCCTTACAAAATTGTATTTTTTTGTCTTGATCATATCATACTAGTGAAGTACATTGGTCATTACAGTTTATCTTTGAGAACAAAAGAAAAATTAACTCAAAAGATGCTAGGGTTCTTTATATTTTTCAACGAGATGACATTTATTGTTTGGTAAAATCATGATAAGATCACGTTTGGTAGCAGTAGCTTCCAAGTTATCATATAGCTTCTGTGCTAGTTGAGTTGGTGTGGTCTTCAAGTTATTGATGTGCTTTTCACAGAATGGCAATTTCTTGTTGATGTGGAATCAGTTGTCAATTTACTGGTAAATTCATAGATCTTGCCCATCTATCtagatttctaaatttttattatagAAATACTATTCTGGCAGTAACATGTATGAATGGAAGCAAGAAAAGTTAAAGGTTACATTGTTGATGCTTGATTGTGTTTCATAATAAGCATTGTGCAATTAGGATGTTAAACACTTGATGCAGTTCTCTCTAACTAGGCTTCCATGACAAGACTCTTTCTTTGTCCTTGACCTGAACACATCTATTATATTCCCTTATAGGTCATGTTTGTTATCCTAACTTTAAAAGATCTCTCTCTCATGTTCTGGCTAAAGCTCTTTGTtcgattaatatttttttatatcattTCCTATTGAGGAACTTTGAATCTTATTCATTAAAAAGCTTGTGGATATAACTTGCAAGTCAGGTGGGTTCAAGATACCTTGACCATTTGATTGTTGAAAGGAAGTATGCAGAGGCCGCATCTTTATGTTCTAAGATACTTCGAGATTCTGCTTCAGCATGGGAAAGGTACTAAACCTCCATTTGTGCTTGCATAACTATTTTCCAATTTAGTAACACTATTGTTTTACCAAGCAGATGGGTTTTCCACTTTGCTCATCTTCGTCAGCTTCCTGTCCTAGTTCCTTACATACCAATTGAAAATCCACAACTGAATGATACTGCTTATGAGGTACACATGTCCAATCTAGTAGCATGGTCATTTATTTTTGCCAAAAATAGAACCTGAAATGTACCATGGAGCTCTTGCTAAATGTTCAACAATTAACTCTTTTTGTTATGGGACTTTGGCTAACTTATTTCTCTTATCTTGCTGAAGATAGTAAGTAATATGTTGGCTGAACTTTTTACACGTGCCAGCCTATGAAAGGGCTTGAAGCTTTACAGAATGAATCTTGTCACAAATACATTGACAAATCTTTGTGCTATTTTCAAATTCATTCAAGAGATCATACTGTAGTCTGTCAAGTAATTACttttttacaataaaatttctggCCCGTGAAGGTTGCGCTTGTTTCATTAGTTGCAAATCCATC
The genomic region above belongs to Zingiber officinale cultivar Zhangliang chromosome 11A, Zo_v1.1, whole genome shotgun sequence and contains:
- the LOC122032487 gene encoding vacuolar protein sorting-associated protein 41 homolog; this encodes MVSNQTSENGVDGDDEREEDDAEEEEEEVEEEEEEEPRLKYQRLGGSVPSLLSNDAAASIAVAERMIALGTHDGTVHILDFQGNQVKECTAHTATVNDISFDSEGEYVGSCSDDGTVVINGLFTDEKLKFEYHRPMKTIALDPDFSRKPSRRFVTGGLAGQLFLNMKNWFGYSKKILHDGEGPIHAVQWRTNLIAWANDAGVKIYDMANNQRITFIERPRGSPRPELLLPHLVWQADTLLVIGWGTSVKIAAIKTNQSSGANGLQRSLSITSTKYVDIVASFQTSYYISGIAPFGDNLVVLAYILEEENGEKDFSSGPPARQGTAQRPEVRIVSWKNDELTTDALPVHGYEHYKAKDYALAHVPFSGSSYSGGQWAAGDEPLYYIVSPKDVVIARPRDAEDHISWLLQHGWHEKALAAVEARQGQTELLDEVGSRYLDHLIVERKYAEAASLCSKILRDSASAWERWVFHFAHLRQLPVLVPYIPIENPQLNDTAYEVALVSLVANPSFHKLLLTTVKSWPSTLYSSTPVISAIEPQINTSSATDFLKEALAELYVINTQYEKALALYADLMKPEIFYFIEKHSLHDIIQDKVAELMLLDSKKAVNLLIQHRDLIPPSEIVERLFGTSRKCDKRHLVHVYLHALFEIDPQAGKDFHDLQVELYAEYEPKMLLLFLRSSQHYRLEKAYEICMKKELVREQVFILGRMGNAKQALAVIINKLEDMEEAVEFVTVQHDDDLWEELIKQCLRKPDMIGMLLEHTVGNLDPLYIVKKVPDGLEIPRLRDRLVKIVTDYRTETSLRHGCNDILKTDCINLLIKYYKEARRAVYLGIEEEAVRRKTEDDAASPKADRAANGVKHMVVKSKTRGGGRCCLCFDPFYIQNISVVVFFCCHGYHISCLTGASGSTVGANNRSDSDDNDSENEDNKSSGSPRMRCVLCTTAGR